In Glycine max cultivar Williams 82 chromosome 7, Glycine_max_v4.0, whole genome shotgun sequence, a single window of DNA contains:
- the LOC100791173 gene encoding F-box only protein 6, producing MSIWSNLPFDILANIFSFLSPDSLARARSVCKNWHTCSKAYRIATTTTTSWFLALPIRNHGPHCYAHNPVIDKWHQLSLPIPSIRPIAPIGSLLLSRVTNSTTLQLGLCNPFTREFRHLPRLHVARTNPAVGVVTISESSNPNHNVRFPSFRVYVAGGMSEAAQGGGATYETKVEMYDSRFDTWRIVGSTPVEFAVRLTVWTPNENVCIGETLYWVTSARAYSVMGFDVGRNTWSELGVPMAEKLEFATLVPRNGALGLVGGTCGGTACIWELNEGDKWCLVDKVPLELGLRLLGGKSVKCVGNEDAICLYRDLGYGMVLCKKVVGEIMGRWEWVWVDGCGYTKGKQVYNCPIRGALVHPSLASSSLIF from the coding sequence ATGTCTATATGGAGCAACCTTCCCTTCGATATCTTAGCCAACATCTTCTCGTTTCTCTCCCCAGACTCGTTAGCTAGAGCAAGATCAGTTTGCAAGAATTGGCACACATGTTCCAAGGCTTATCGTATAGCCACAACAACCACCACCTCATGGTTCTTGGCTCTTCCAATTCGCAACCATGGACCACATTGCTATGCTCATAATCCAGTGATAGATAAATGGCACCAACTCTCCTTACCAATCCCATCAATTCGACCAATTGCTCCAATTGGGAGCCTCCTCCTCTCAAGGGTCACCAATTCCACAACCCTCCAATTGGGTCTTTGCAACCCCTTCACTAGAGAGTTTAGGCACCTTCCCCGATTGCATGTTGCAAGGACCAACCCTGCCGTTGGAGTTGTTACAATCTCGGAGTCATCAAATCCAAACCATAATGTTCGGTTTCCTTCCTTTAGAGTCTACGTGGCTGGTGGCATGTCCGAGGCAGCACAAGGTGGCGGCGCCACGTATGAAACCAAAGTGGAGATGTATGACTCGCGGTTTGACACGTGGCGGATTGTGGGGTCCACGCCTGTCGAGTTTGCCGTTAGGCTCACCGTGTGGACACCCAATGAGAATGTGTGCATTGGGGAAACGTTGTACTGGGTAACCTCGGCTAGAGCCTACAGTGTCATGGGATTTGATGTTGGTAGAAATACATGGAGTGAGTTGGGTGTGCCTATGGCTGAGAAGCTGGAATTTGCCACGCTTGTTCCGCGGAATGGGGCATTGGGATTGGTTGGTGGCACGTGTGGTGGGACTGCTTGCATTTGGGAGCTGAATGAAGGGGACAAATGGTGCTTAGTGGATAAGGTGCCACTTGAATTGGGGTTGAGATTGTTGGGAGGGAAGAGTGTTAAGTGTGTGGGGAATGAGGATGCTATTTGTTTGTATAGGGATCTTGGATATGGGATGGTGCTTTGCAAAAAGGTAGTAGGGGAAATAATGGGTAGGTGGGAATGGGTTTGGGTTGATGGGTGTGGTTACACCAAGGGGAAACAAGTATACAATTGTCCAATTAGAGGGGCTCTTGTTCATCCAAGTCTTGCGTCCTCCTCTCTTATATTTTAA
- the LOC100807604 gene encoding MAPK kinase substrate protein At1g80180 has protein sequence MAGLQRSEVSFRRQGSSGLVWDDKLLSGELNKNEDPKGAHGGDLNLNLNVRTTPPIQRSRSNGGYRTGKVSPAIEPPSPKLSACGFCSAFGKTGEKGRRAKPRAKHRSR, from the coding sequence ATGGCTGGTTTGCAAAGATCTGAGGTGTCTTTCAGGAGACAGGGTTCATCAGGGCTTGTTTGGGACGACAAGTTATTATCAGGGGAATTGAACAAGAACGAAGACCCAAAGGGTGCTCATGGTGGTGACCTTAACCTTAACCTTAACGTTAGAACAACACCACCCATCCAGAGAAGTCGCTCCAACGGCGGCTACCGCACCGGAAAAGTCTCGCCGGCGATCGAGCCTCCCTCTCCCAAGCTCTCTGCTTGCGGCTTCTGCAGCGCCTTCGGAAAAACAGGGGAAAAGGGTCGTCGCGCAAAGCCCCGTGCAAAGCATCGATCAAGGTAG
- the LOC100809737 gene encoding 3-isopropylmalate dehydratase small subunit 1: MALFSATATVLPRNLAFASSTKLSLSHSHSLLHHFLSFPTPKSSNPRNRVAISLQTPRAQSGASASASFHGLCYVVGDNIDTDQIIPAEYLTLVPSKPDEYEKLGSYALVGLPATYAARFVDPGETKTKYSIVIGGANFGCGSSREHAPVALGASGAAAVVAESYARIFFRNSVATGEVYPLESEGRLCEECTTGDVVTIELGESRLINHTTGKEYRLKPIGDAGPVIEAGGIFAYARKTGMIPSR; the protein is encoded by the coding sequence ATGGCCTTGTTCTCTGCTACCGCAACCGTTCTTCCTCGGAACCTCGCATTCGCTTCCTCCACCAAACTCTCCCTCTCTCACAGTCACTCTCTTCTACATCACTTCCTTTCATTCCCCACTCCCAAATCATCAAACCCTCGCAACCGGGTCGCAATCTCTCTCCAAACCCCACGCGCTCAATCCGGCGCGTCCGCCTCCGCCTCCTTCCATGGCCTCTGCTACGTCGTCGGCGACAACATCGACACCGATCAGATCATTCCCGCGGAGTACCTCACCCTCGTCCCTTCGAAGCCCGACGAGTACGAGAAGCTCGGCTCCTACGCCCTCGTCGGCCTCCCCGCCACCTACGCCGCGCGCTTCGTCGACCCCGGCGAGACCAAGACCAAGTACTCCATTGTCATTGGCGGCGCCAACTTCGGCTGCGGCTCCTCCCGCGAGCACGCTCCCGTGGCGCTGGGCGCTTCCGGCGCCGCCGCAGTGGTCGCGGAGTCGTACGCTAGGATCTTCTTCCGGAACTCCGTGGCCACCGGCGAGGTGTATCCGCTGGAATCGGAGGGACGCCTCTGCGAGGAGTGCACCACCGGCGATGTGGTAACGATTGAGCTCGGAGAGAGCCGTTTGATCAATCACACCACCGGAAAGGAGTATCGCTTGAAACCGATCGGCGACGCGGGTCCGGTGATCGAGGCCGGTGGCATCTTTGCCTATGCCAGGAAAACCGGCATGATTCCTTCTCGTTGA
- the LOC100791706 gene encoding uncharacterized protein codes for MASSSSRRWATLICSIAFSIYFFIIIFQVPIFSVPCRFGICHTPLEVTSSQLIASEVFPLFIVKALLYPGALAKAICKLKTIQSYRNLLNLYQFNTRAVSAASDLQRLEVLAGSYLSVGGAITGLIKPGRMSLFGILLLMWGLIRESIMGKSGFAHAKGIHIYPAMYIALISAFFSIRKDVRKIIRTFTRKHVVKAKRYKSKVK; via the exons ATGGCTTCTTCTAGTTCTAGGAGATGGGCTACCCTCATTTGCTCCATTGCCTTctcaatatatttctttatcatcatttttcaagttCCCATTTTCAG TGTTCCATGTAGATTTGGAATTTGTCATACTCCATTAGAAGTGACATCTTCTCAGTTAATTGCAAGTGAGGTCTTCCCTCTTTTTATCGTGAAGGCTCTTCTCTACCCTGGAGCTCTAGCAAAGGCAATTTGCAAGCTGAAAACCATCCAAAGCTACAGAAATCTGCTAAACTTGTACCAGTTCAATACAAGGGCAGTCTCTGCTGCATCAGATCTCCAACGCCTAGAG GTTCTGGCAGGAAGCTACTTGTCTGTGGGAGGAGCAATCACAGGTCTGATAAAACCAGGGAGAATGAGCCTTTTTGGAATACTACTTCTTATGTGGGGTCTGATTAGAGAGTCCATTATGGGAAAATCTGGTTTTGCTCATGCAAAAGGTATCCATATCTATCCAGCCATGTATATTGCACTAATCTCAGCATTCTTCTCCATTAGAAAGGATGTCCGAAAGATAATCCGTACTTTCACTCGAAAGCATGTTGTGAAGGCTAAACGTTATAAATCGAAGGTAAAATGA
- the LOC100499847 gene encoding zinc finger Ran-binding domain-containing protein yields the protein MSRPGDWNCRSCQHLNFQRRDSCQRCGDAKYGDRVDFGGFGGRGGSSFGLTGSDVRPGDWYCAAANCGAHNFASRSSCFKCGAFKDDLAGSYNSSDILRSRAFGGSGRPGWKSGDWICTRSGCNEHNFASRMECFKCSAPRDTY from the exons ATGAGCAGGCCAGGAGACTGGAATTGCAGGTCATGCCAGCACCTGAACTTTCAGAGAAGAGATTCATGCCAGCGATGTGGGGACGCAAAATATGGAGATAGAGTTGATTTTGGTGGCTTTGGAGGAAGAGGAGGGTCTTCATTTGGTTTAACTGGCTCAGATGTTCGCCCTGGTGACTGGTACTGTGCTGCTGCTAACTGTGGTGCCCACAACTTTGCTAGCCGCTCAAGCTGCTTCAAGTGTGGTGCTTTCAAGGATGACTTGGCTGGAAGCTACAACAGTTCTGACATCTTGCGCTCCAGAGCTTTTGGTGGCAGTGGAAGACCTGGATGGAAATCTGGTGATTGGATATGCACCAG ATCAGGATGCAATGAGCACAACTTTGCTAGCAGAATGGAATGTTTTAAATGCAGTGCTCCAAGGGACACGTACTAG